The Gemella massiliensis genome contains a region encoding:
- a CDS encoding GtrA family protein, with protein MKNLINKCLELYKEPRYKSVVNYIFFGVCTTLVNVVTYFILYYYGMAVRPANLISITLSILFAYFVNAKYVFNSKAIGFRKIFYELTKFFTARLSTLVIEVFGVELFIYIGMNAYISKFIIQFVVLAANYVISKFLVFTKEKK; from the coding sequence ATGAAAAATTTAATTAATAAATGTTTGGAATTATATAAAGAGCCACGATATAAAAGTGTTGTCAATTATATTTTCTTTGGTGTTTGTACAACACTTGTAAATGTTGTAACCTATTTTATTTTATATTATTACGGTATGGCGGTTCGACCTGCTAATTTAATATCAATAACTTTATCTATATTATTTGCTTATTTTGTTAATGCTAAATATGTTTTTAATTCAAAGGCTATCGGTTTTAGAAAAATTTTTTATGAACTTACTAAATTTTTTACAGCAAGATTATCAACATTAGTTATTGAAGTATTTGGAGTGGAGTTATTTATATATATTGGAATGAATGCCTATATATCGAAATTTATAATTCAATTTGTTGTTTTAGCAGCTAATTATGTAATAAGTAAGTTTTTGGTGTTTACAAAGGAGAAAAAATAG
- a CDS encoding Cof-type HAD-IIB family hydrolase yields the protein MKWFITDMDGTFLNDKKEIAPNAKEIMNKLQAKDIKFIIATGRPDIAVKHYYHNLGMNDVVISNNGSLIRNLKTGEIVYKKNFEIEEIEAIYSMYRELNDSSIEFHIYTLNYIYCDRLSFSMKRMKRLEENMPEELKTPMYVHNDIIGEIKKNNESCQKVMMISKDHKKVEHFFGKVKEVFPVDGTFSATDFFDIMPKNCNKGAAIEKLAEYYGYTTDDCVVFGDNFNDKEMFDVAGWSVCPNNATTAICEMCDEVIGNNNDFSVIKYIEKYVDAIE from the coding sequence ATGAAATGGTTTATAACAGATATGGACGGCACGTTTCTAAATGATAAAAAAGAAATTGCTCCGAATGCAAAAGAAATTATGAATAAATTACAGGCTAAAGATATAAAATTTATTATAGCAACAGGTAGGCCGGATATTGCTGTAAAACATTATTATCATAATTTGGGGATGAATGATGTTGTTATTTCAAATAACGGTAGTTTAATTCGTAATCTTAAAACAGGGGAAATAGTATATAAGAAAAACTTTGAAATAGAGGAAATTGAAGCTATATATTCTATGTATAGGGAGTTAAATGACAGCAGTATAGAGTTTCATATATATACACTGAATTATATTTACTGTGATAGATTATCATTTAGTATGAAAAGAATGAAACGACTTGAAGAAAATATGCCGGAAGAGTTAAAAACTCCCATGTATGTTCATAATGATATTATTGGAGAAATTAAAAAAAATAATGAGAGTTGTCAAAAGGTGATGATGATTTCAAAAGACCATAAGAAAGTAGAACATTTTTTTGGGAAGGTAAAAGAAGTTTTTCCGGTTGACGGTACATTTTCAGCGACAGATTTCTTTGATATTATGCCTAAAAATTGTAACAAAGGGGCTGCTATAGAAAAGTTAGCTGAATACTACGGTTATACAACTGATGATTGTGTGGTGTTCGGCGATAACTTCAACGATAAAGAAATGTTCGATGTTGCGGGGTGGAGCGTTTGTCCAAATAATGCAACCACTGCAATTTGCGAGATGTGTGACGAAGTTATTGGGAATAATAATGATTTTTCGGTTATAAAATATATTGAAAAATATGTAGATGCGATAGAATAA
- a CDS encoding class I SAM-dependent methyltransferase, whose protein sequence is MCNELINNLLNQITNHNIVKITFSNIRNKDLELDKVIAKLVEIKNDIYIQFEYRYKRVIKHKNIDIANKIDLNKILEELFSLAKDINVISGDEIINIKISKKFKISIKRTKTTKKEITFNHNNKKEYFLDEKTTYPFLVELGIQNLDGRIKKSKFNKFKQINKYLEFIKHSVDQLDNKNQITILDFGSGKSYLTFSTYYYLTEKLNLNVKLIGIDLKKEAINLCNQIAQKLNFNNLSFVYGDVIDYENEENIDMVISLHACNTATDIAIIKALTWQAKIFLAVPCCQKEINSQLTTDFIPLMLKHGIIKEKFSTLLTDSIRSEALEIFGYKSDIVEFISEENTPKNQLIRAFKTTNNIDIKKLQELKKFTEMLNIKMFLLDEIEKLM, encoded by the coding sequence ATGTGTAATGAATTAATTAACAACTTACTCAATCAAATAACAAATCATAATATTGTAAAGATCACTTTTTCTAATATCCGCAATAAAGATCTTGAACTGGATAAAGTTATTGCCAAACTTGTTGAAATAAAAAATGACATTTATATTCAATTTGAATATCGCTACAAACGAGTTATAAAACACAAAAATATAGATATTGCCAATAAGATTGACTTAAACAAAATATTAGAAGAATTATTCTCACTGGCTAAAGATATTAATGTTATTTCCGGTGACGAAATAATAAATATAAAAATTTCTAAAAAATTTAAAATAAGTATTAAACGTACCAAAACAACTAAAAAGGAGATAACGTTTAACCACAATAACAAGAAAGAATATTTTCTTGATGAAAAAACTACTTACCCATTTCTAGTTGAACTCGGTATTCAAAATCTCGACGGTAGAATTAAAAAAAGTAAATTTAATAAATTTAAACAAATAAATAAATATTTAGAATTTATTAAACATAGCGTTGATCAATTAGACAACAAAAATCAAATAACAATTCTTGATTTTGGTAGCGGAAAAAGTTATTTGACATTTTCTACCTATTATTATTTAACAGAAAAGTTAAATCTTAATGTAAAATTAATCGGTATTGATTTAAAGAAAGAGGCAATTAATCTCTGTAATCAAATTGCTCAAAAATTAAATTTTAATAACCTTTCTTTTGTTTATGGAGATGTTATTGACTATGAAAATGAGGAAAATATTGACATGGTCATCAGTCTTCATGCCTGCAACACGGCGACTGATATAGCTATTATTAAAGCACTTACATGGCAAGCTAAGATATTTCTTGCCGTACCATGTTGTCAAAAAGAAATTAATTCTCAACTAACAACCGATTTTATACCACTTATGCTGAAACATGGTATTATAAAAGAAAAATTTTCTACGCTTCTTACCGATTCTATCCGTAGTGAAGCATTAGAAATATTCGGTTATAAATCTGATATTGTCGAGTTTATCTCTGAAGAAAATACACCAAAAAATCAGCTTATACGTGCTTTTAAAACAACAAATAATATTGATATAAAAAAACTACAAGAATTAAAAAAATTTACTGAGATGTTAAACATTAAAATGTTTTTACTTGATGAAATTGAGAAATTAATGTAA
- a CDS encoding UDP-N-acetylmuramoyl-L-alanyl-D-glutamate--2,6-diaminopimelate ligase — translation MNILDIIDNIKIKTIYGTLPENVNTVSQDSRNIGEGDVFIAIKGYTVDGHNYIEKVIKQGASLVIASRYEDYPTDTCAVIVVKETEIEKIASIIANRLNVGEKVHTVAVTGTNGKTSISTLIHNMLRLFGETSAYLGTNGFCKNDETPIYLGNTTPDVVTLHNKIGEVRKQHIKNFAFEASSHAMVLGRIYNVDIDIAIFTNLTHEHLDFHGDMQTYAYDKSLLFSTLGNNLNEAKFGVLNKDDDYYNIMAKCLYHQEITYSLKDKTADFFAYNITQYKENGVYKTGFTLKSPEGEFKCVMNYIGDFMVSNVLASMIAVWLKGKRVENIVEILPKLSPLYGRMEILGDNLPIDIISDFAHTPDGYKKLLEATRDIRRGKRTLLVTGMGGGRDISKGPLIGEIISEADYVVITTDSPRDEDVEVLMSSIEKGMTHKNYEKIWFRTDAVKRVIELANPGDVVILASKGREDYEILKGGKKVWHSDPIVALEEAEKKFNDRVVKKG, via the coding sequence ATGAATATATTAGATATTATAGACAATATAAAAATAAAAACAATTTACGGTACTTTACCTGAAAATGTAAACACCGTTTCACAAGATTCACGAAATATTGGAGAAGGTGATGTGTTTATTGCGATTAAGGGATATACGGTAGACGGACACAACTATATAGAGAAGGTAATTAAACAAGGGGCAAGTTTAGTTATTGCCAGTCGTTATGAAGATTATCCGACTGATACTTGTGCTGTTATTGTTGTTAAAGAAACGGAAATAGAAAAAATAGCAAGTATAATAGCAAATCGTTTAAATGTTGGTGAAAAGGTTCATACGGTGGCGGTAACAGGAACTAACGGGAAGACAAGTATTTCAACACTTATTCATAATATGTTACGCCTATTTGGAGAAACCAGTGCATATCTTGGGACAAACGGTTTTTGCAAAAATGATGAAACACCGATATATTTAGGTAACACAACACCAGATGTTGTAACGCTCCATAATAAAATTGGTGAAGTAAGAAAACAGCATATTAAAAACTTTGCATTTGAGGCATCATCACATGCAATGGTATTGGGTAGAATATATAATGTAGATATTGATATTGCGATTTTTACTAATTTAACACACGAACATCTTGATTTTCATGGCGATATGCAAACCTATGCCTATGATAAATCACTTTTGTTCTCAACACTGGGAAATAATTTGAATGAAGCAAAATTTGGTGTTTTAAATAAAGATGATGACTATTATAATATAATGGCTAAGTGCTTATATCATCAAGAAATTACATATTCATTAAAAGATAAAACCGCTGATTTTTTTGCATATAATATTACACAATATAAAGAAAATGGTGTATATAAAACCGGATTTACTTTAAAATCTCCTGAAGGGGAGTTTAAATGTGTTATGAATTATATCGGAGATTTTATGGTGAGTAATGTACTTGCTTCAATGATTGCAGTATGGTTAAAAGGTAAACGTGTAGAAAATATAGTAGAGATTTTACCGAAATTAAGTCCACTTTATGGAAGAATGGAAATATTAGGTGATAATTTACCAATAGACATAATAAGTGATTTCGCTCATACACCGGATGGATATAAAAAATTGTTAGAAGCAACACGAGATATAAGACGTGGAAAAAGAACGCTACTTGTTACAGGAATGGGAGGTGGACGTGATATTTCTAAAGGTCCGTTAATTGGTGAAATTATTTCAGAAGCGGATTATGTGGTTATTACTACGGACAGCCCACGTGATGAAGATGTAGAAGTTTTAATGTCATCTATTGAAAAGGGAATGACGCATAAAAATTATGAGAAAATTTGGTTCAGAACGGATGCGGTAAAAAGAGTTATCGAATTAGCTAATCCCGGAGATGTAGTTATTCTAGCATCAAAAGGAAGAGAAGATTATGAAATTCTTAAAGGCGGTAAAAAAGTCTGGCACTCTGACCCGATTGTAGCGCTTGAAGAAGCAGAGAAAAAGTTTAACGATAGGGTAGTAAAGAAAGGATAA
- a CDS encoding peptide chain release factor 3, which yields MIEQIKEQVEKRRTFAIISHPDAGKTTLTEKLLLFGGAIREAGTVKGKKTGKFAKSDWMDIEKQRGISVTSSVMQFDYDNKIINILDTPGHEDFSEDTYRTLMAVDSAVMVIDGAKGIEAQTLKLFKVCRMRGIPIFTFINKLDREIKEPLELLEEIEEKLGIETYPMNLPVGMGQNFFGIMDRKNHYIEPFSENSEFVELDKEYNIIDNNPLSQDTMYQKCVENMILITEAGVDYDYDKQLKGEQTPVFFGSALSSFGVESFLNYYVDNAPTPKGRKDVVGNDVNPIDSDFSGFIFKIQANMDPKHRDRIAFLRVCSGEFNRGMDVILTRTGKKLKISRSTNFMADDKETVDVAYAGDIIGLYDSGNYQIGDTLYQNKKVEFEALPSFTSEIFVKVSAKNVLKQKHFHKGVEQLVQEGAIQYYKTLHTNQIILGAVGQLQFEVFEHRMKNEYNTEVIMERIGQKTTRWIENEDLVNENMSSSRSILVKDLQDNYVFLFENDFAMNWFNDKYPEIKLYSKL from the coding sequence GTGATAGAACAGATAAAAGAACAAGTAGAAAAAAGAAGAACCTTTGCGATTATCTCTCACCCTGATGCAGGGAAGACGACTTTAACTGAAAAATTATTGCTGTTTGGTGGAGCAATAAGAGAAGCTGGAACGGTAAAGGGGAAAAAAACAGGAAAATTTGCCAAAAGTGATTGGATGGATATTGAAAAACAAAGAGGTATTTCAGTTACATCGTCAGTAATGCAATTTGATTATGATAATAAAATTATTAATATTCTTGATACACCGGGGCATGAAGATTTCTCGGAAGACACATATAGAACATTAATGGCGGTAGATAGTGCGGTTATGGTTATTGACGGAGCAAAAGGTATTGAAGCACAAACGTTAAAACTGTTTAAAGTATGTCGAATGCGTGGGATCCCAATCTTTACCTTTATTAATAAACTTGACAGAGAAATTAAAGAACCACTGGAATTATTAGAAGAAATTGAAGAGAAATTGGGAATTGAAACATATCCGATGAATTTACCGGTTGGTATGGGGCAAAATTTTTTCGGTATCATGGATAGAAAAAATCATTATATAGAACCGTTTAGTGAAAATAGCGAGTTTGTTGAATTAGATAAGGAGTATAATATTATTGATAATAACCCATTATCTCAAGATACAATGTACCAAAAATGTGTAGAAAACATGATTTTAATTACAGAAGCCGGAGTTGACTATGACTATGATAAACAACTAAAAGGTGAACAAACTCCTGTTTTCTTCGGTTCTGCATTATCATCATTCGGAGTAGAGAGTTTTTTAAACTATTATGTTGATAATGCTCCAACACCAAAAGGTCGAAAAGATGTAGTCGGAAATGATGTTAATCCGATTGATTCGGATTTCTCAGGATTTATTTTTAAAATTCAAGCTAACATGGACCCTAAACATCGTGATAGGATAGCATTTTTGCGTGTGTGTTCAGGAGAATTTAATCGTGGTATGGATGTAATATTGACGAGAACCGGGAAAAAATTGAAAATATCACGCTCTACAAACTTTATGGCTGATGACAAAGAAACCGTCGACGTAGCCTATGCGGGAGATATTATAGGTTTATATGATAGTGGCAATTACCAAATTGGTGATACATTGTACCAAAATAAAAAAGTAGAATTTGAGGCTTTACCGTCGTTTACATCGGAAATTTTTGTTAAAGTTTCGGCTAAAAATGTGCTTAAACAAAAACATTTTCATAAGGGTGTGGAACAACTTGTTCAAGAAGGAGCAATTCAATATTATAAAACATTACATACTAACCAAATTATTTTAGGAGCAGTAGGGCAACTACAGTTTGAAGTATTTGAACATCGTATGAAAAACGAATATAATACAGAAGTTATAATGGAACGTATTGGACAGAAGACAACACGCTGGATAGAGAATGAAGATTTAGTAAATGAAAATATGTCAAGCTCACGTAGTATTTTAGTAAAAGACTTACAAGATAATTATGTGTTCTTGTTTGAAAATGATTTTGCTATGAATTGGTTTAATGATAAATATCCGGAAATAAAATTGTATAGTAAATTATAA